A window of the Lolium perenne isolate Kyuss_39 chromosome 7, Kyuss_2.0, whole genome shotgun sequence genome harbors these coding sequences:
- the LOC127313009 gene encoding 4-hydroxyphenylpyruvate dioxygenase-like, giving the protein MNAQAHLALASSPFHTQAQLTNSNIRSPRPQLPVAVRRRPLPTIQAVTTMHPAPAAAAAAIAGLEKATDRFHVMDYHHVEFWCADAASAAGRFSFGLGVPLAAQSDLSTGNTAHASRLLRSRSGSLAFLFTAPYAPHVSGENAATATVRSFSADAARRFTGTHGGLAVRALAVRVADAAEAYVASVDAGARPAFAPADLGHGFAFAEVELTGDTVLRFVSYPDGTDVSFLPGFQDVVSSGAPDFGLKRFDHIDINLPELAPVLANVAGFTGFHQFWEFTEAQFRTAESGMNGLVLANNTETVLLTLAEPVYGTKRRGHVETFLDHHGGPGVQHMAIGTDDILRTLREIRARSAMGGFELLPAPPASYYDGARQRAGDVLSEAEMKECQELGVRVDRGDDNGVVLQIFTKPTGDRPTLLLEFVQRIGCMNKEESQQGAVCGGFSKRNVPDLIKSIEDYGKTLDAPVAA; this is encoded by the exons ATGAATGCTCAAGCGCATCTTGCTCTTGCCTCCTCCCCTTTCCACACCCAAGCCCAACTGACCAACTCCAACATCCGATCACCACGGCCACAACTTCCAGTTGCCGTACGTCGTCGACCCCTCCCAACTATCCAAGCAGTGACCACAATGCACCCAGCGCCCGCTGCTGCTGCGGCGGCCATTGCTGGCTTGGAGAAAGCCACCGATCGCTTCCACGTGATGGATTACCACCATGTCGAGTTCTGGTGCGCCGACGCCGCCTCGGCCGCCGGCCGGTTCTCCTTCGGGCTGGGCGTGCCACTCGCCGCTCAGTCCGACCTCTCCACGGGGAAcaccgcgcatgcctcccgccttCTCCGCTCGCGCTCCGGCTCTCTCGCGTTCCTCTTCACTGCCCCGTACGCGCCGCACGTCTCCGGAGAAAACGCGGCAACCGCGACCGTGCGCTCCTTCTCTGCCGACGCCGCGCGCCGCTTCACCGGTACCCACGGTGGCCTGGCGGTGCGCGCCCTCGCTGTCCGCGTCGCCGACGCGGCCGAGGCCTACGTCGCGAGCGTCGACGCTGGAGCGCGGCCGGCCTTCGCACCTGCTGACCTCGGCCACGGTTTTGCGTTCGCGGAGGTGGAGCTCACCGGGGACACCGTCCTCCGCTTCGTGAGCTACCCGGACGGCACGGACGTGTCCTTCCTGCCGGGGTTCCAGGACGTGGTCAGCTCCGGGGCTCCGGACTTCGGACTCAAGCGGTTCGACCACATCGACATCAACCTCCCGGAGCTGGCGCCGGTCCTCGCCAACGTCGCCGGCTTCACCGGGTTCCACCAGTTCTGGGAGTTCACCGAGGCCCAGTTCCGCACGGCCGAGAGCGGGATGAACGGCCTGGTGCTGGCCAATAACACGGAGACGGTGCTGCTCACCCTGGCGGAGCCCGTGTACGGCACCAAGCGGCGGGGCCACGTAGAGACGTTCCTGGACCACCACGGTGGCCCTGGCGTGCAGCACATGGCGATAGGCACCGATGACATCCTGCGCACGCTGAGGGAGATCCGGGCGCGGTCCGCCATGGGCGGGTTCGAGCTCCTGCCAGCGCCGCCGGCCAGCTACTACGACGGCGCAAGGCAGCGCGCCGGGGACGTGCTGTCGGAAGCGGAGATGAAGGAGTGCCAGGAGCTGGGCGTGCGGGTGGACAGAGGGGATGACAATGGAGTTGTGCTCCAAATCTTCACCAAACCGACGGGGGACAG GCCAACCTTGCTACTGGAGTTTGTGCAAAGGATTGGGTGCATGAACAAGGAGGAGAGCCAGCAGGGAGCCGTATGCGGCGGCTTTTCCAAGCGGAACGTCCCTGATCTCATCAAGTCCATTGAGGACTATGGAAAGACCCTTGATGCTCCGGTGGCGGCTTGA